In Hirundo rustica isolate bHirRus1 chromosome 4, bHirRus1.pri.v3, whole genome shotgun sequence, a genomic segment contains:
- the SNRPF gene encoding small nuclear ribonucleoprotein F, with amino-acid sequence MSLPLNPKPFLNGLTGKPVMVKLKWGMEYKGYLVSVDGYMNMQLANTEEYIDGALSGHLGEVLIRCNNVLYIRGVEEEEEDGEMRE; translated from the exons ATG AGCCTGCCCCTCAACCCCAAGCCGTTCCTGAACGGACTGACGGGGAAGCCGGTGATGGTGAAGCTGAAGTGGGGGATGGAGTACAAGGGCTACCTCGTCTCCGTGGACGGCTACATGAACATGCAG CTTGCAAACACAGAGGAGTACATAGACGGTGCGTTGTCTGGACACCTGGGTGAAGTTTTGATAAG GTGCAATAATGTTTTGTACATCAGGGGtgtggaagaagaggaagaagatggAGAAATGAGAGAATAG